The genomic interval tctcataaaatatcttaacttaaattattttactattatttataaatcatcttattattcataaatgTCATCTGTATAACAAAATCAAACCTAAGAGATAAGATTGTACCGCGGCCTGCCCAAGCATTATTCAATGGACTTACCAAATAGGCTGAATGAAATTGGGCCCATTTTTCACTCGGCTGAGATGTGCGTCTGAAGGGCGAGACCGGGCTGCAGCGGCTTTTCTCGGTACGAGGCTTCGATTTTTCGGACTCAGGGCTTGCTTtcacagagacagagagagattcAGAGATGGGGGGTGGCCATGGAGAGGGCACGACGTACAAGGGATTCACAGTGCATCACCCGAAGCGTTGGCACGCGCTCACCGGGAAGGGCTTGTGCGCTGTCATGTGGTCAGTGTTTACGctcatttccttctttcttctcctttacGGTTAATGTCTTAATTTCATTTTCGCCATCAATCAATTGGTTATGTATCGAGTCAGTGACAGAGATCTAGGTTGTTCTTTTAGTCGAAAAGAAATTGATTGATACGAAAAGAACTTAATTTTGTCGGAAATGTCGTTGTTATATgtggttttttttaatctgcCAATACATTGGATTCGAGCGGAAGCATAAAACTCTTTGATTTGGTTGGATGAAATTGTGAAAACGATAGCTCATTTTTcgatatttaatttttgttgttcTATTCTTATGGGTTTCCGGATTCAATAAAGGGTTTCAGAGCgcattttaattattagattatgAATGGACAACGGATCATAAGATATTAGATTTTTAATCAGCTAAATTTGAATACAAGATTAGCTGATtagcatgtacacgaaaacatGGCAGTAATAATATGCATAGATGGGTCTTTCAGAGTGGTAAATGGTTTTCACGActatcttttgtttttcctaCTTTTGTTTGCTGGCAAGTATATGAATTTTTTGAGAGTTGATATTTCAGGTTTTGGGTGCTCTATAGGGCCAAGCAAGATGGGCCGGTAGTATTGGTAAGAGTCAATTTGGTTTCAGAGTTCTCTGTATTTTAGTTCTTGGTTATCTGTTTTTTTCTAGTTCCTTTTTTCCTTCGTGCTGTCTTTAGGGCTGGCGGCATCCATGGGAGGGTCACGACGATCATTCTAATGGCCACAGGCATGAACATTAGGTACCCTTTATCTTTCTGTGTTTAGATACCAAGTTTTTTGGTAACTGGTTAACAGGAAATGCTGTATCTACTGCTCAAACAAATAATTTGATCACCTCTTTGCTACTCATTTAGAAACTAATGGAGGGACTCCTATAACCTATTGATGTCATTTGATTGTTTGGTGAGTCCAGATATACTAACAGATCTTTATGTCCTTAATTATTGACTAGATTTTGTTTTTACAGACTATCGAAAGCACGTGGGGTAgcaattaaattttgttttaatatggCATCACTAACATCCCATTAAGAAAAAGCTGCAAATTCTTCACAAATTTCTTGAAGACCTCACATCTGGAATGCAAGGGTTGCTAAAACTTCTGTTGTggaaaagattttttattttttttattaatgctgGCTAATTTTGTGCTGAAAATTTGGGGGAGCCTATTGTCCCGAAAAATATTGTGCTGCTCAGGGAGATTGGGGGAGCCTATTTTTGAAGGATGTCCACACTGGATATGATTTCTAATATTGaggattatatatatgtgcaacACTGAGTAAAGAAGATCATATTTTCCTGATCTCTGTTCCAGGATAAGAGAGATAATGTTTGAATTATTGGTGAATGAGTTGTACGCGAGTTTGCAGCTGaagtagaataatttaaattgtgAGGTAATATTGACCTTCTTCTTAGACAAGAGGTAGCCAACAAATGAGTTGCAATGGACCAATGCTATAGGATCTTACCCTGCCTTTCTATCAAGAAACTATATTGTTAATATTGCAAGATGCAAAATAAAATGACCAAAACATGCTCATATGTTATTGCCTGCAGGCTGCATTCCATCCAGGGAGCCGAAAGGAGAGGCTATGAATTCTGTTGATGGGGTTCTTGGCACAAATTTCGAGTGAACTTTGTTTATTTCTGTTTCATGAATAAGGTGATTATTGTGAAGAAATGATGTGTGGACATGATGTGTTGGAACTTAAAAACTCCATGTGAGCTTGTTATTCTGTAAGCATGGATACAACTCTTGGTTTTTACGTGTCATGTTTCTGGCCTTCCACCCTTTCTTGTGATATATTTTGGAGCATCAGTGGCAGCTCCCATGCTTTATTCCATCCACAGTGAATCGTTCTTGCCCAAAACAATATCAATTGTTTCACTTATtgtattcaattcattttaattcacttcgttgtttattatttattatttggggATGCAATTCTCCCCATGGTTGTTTTCACTTTGTACGTACCTAAACCTTCCACTCCTTTTTCAGTAATAATTGCCATcgatatctaaaaataaatcagtGATACGTACTGAGGTGAGGACTGGATATTCTAGATATTTACTCAAATTAATTTCATGCTGCGCGCGTAATGATAATTATAGCTGCCTTTTCATTGGAAACATGGACCTCAGGACGTTAGAAGTGTGGTATTTATTGCCTTTTCCAACCAATTTCGGCTGAACCCTGTACAGGCTGGTGTGCTacacaaaatcattttccaataaTCGAAGTGATTTGGGCTGGTACGGTAACATGCTTGGGTTTCCTGCTTCAGAATTGGTAAA from Juglans microcarpa x Juglans regia isolate MS1-56 chromosome 4S, Jm3101_v1.0, whole genome shotgun sequence carries:
- the LOC121263208 gene encoding NADH dehydrogenase [ubiquinone] 1 beta subcomplex subunit 2-like, which translates into the protein MGGGHGEGTTYKGFTVHHPKRWHALTGKGLCAVMWFWVLYRAKQDGPVVLGWRHPWEGHDDHSNGHRHEH